The following proteins are encoded in a genomic region of Natrinema sp. DC36:
- a CDS encoding Rid family detoxifying hydrolase translates to MSDIDSIETDDAPSNDNPYSQGVRAGDTLYVSGYGPVDPDTGEVVDGKIEAQTDRVLDNIAAVVDEAGGDGLADVVKVTVYLTELADYERVNEAYGARFGEDPPARVCVEVSRLPEDVRVELDATAFLG, encoded by the coding sequence ATGTCCGACATCGATTCCATCGAAACCGATGACGCACCGAGCAACGACAACCCTTACTCGCAGGGCGTTCGCGCCGGCGACACGCTGTACGTCTCCGGCTACGGCCCCGTCGACCCCGACACGGGCGAAGTCGTCGACGGCAAGATTGAGGCCCAGACCGACCGGGTGCTCGACAACATCGCCGCCGTCGTCGACGAAGCCGGCGGCGACGGACTCGCGGACGTCGTCAAAGTCACCGTCTACCTGACCGAGCTGGCGGACTACGAGCGGGTCAACGAGGCCTACGGTGCTCGATTCGGCGAGGACCCGCCGGCTCGAGTCTGCGTCGAGGTCTCGCGGCTCCCCGAAGACGTTCGCGTGGAGTTGGACGCCACGGCGTTCCTCGGGTAA
- a CDS encoding amidohydrolase, with product MSYEARNRLRELRREFHRHPEPGWREFRTTGRVVEELERIGVDEIAVGRDALATDERMAVPSAAELEPWIERAREAGVRSDVLERTADGHTGVIATLEQGEGPCLGLRVDLDAISMRESDESDHRPAAEGFRSEHDGYMHACGHDAHLAIALGTLEAVKESDFDGTLTVFFQPAEEISGGGKAMAESGYLEGVDYLLALHIGLDHPTGEIVAGIEKPLAMAHLTATFEGASAHAGKAPNEGANAMQAAATAIQNAYGIPRHSDGLTRVNVGRIEGGTASNVIAEEVTIEAEVRGETTALMEYTRTELERVCYAAAEMHDCDVTPRMISESPRVDSHPALRDLVGNVAWEIEGVDRVIPSEEFGVSEDVTYLMQRVQDEGGLASYVLVGTDHPTSHHTPTFDIDEESLEIGVTLLTETATELSRRRP from the coding sequence ATGTCCTACGAAGCGCGAAATAGATTGCGCGAACTACGGCGGGAGTTCCACCGTCATCCCGAACCGGGCTGGCGCGAGTTTCGGACGACCGGCCGGGTCGTCGAGGAACTCGAGCGGATCGGCGTCGACGAGATCGCCGTCGGCCGCGACGCGCTGGCGACGGACGAGCGCATGGCCGTGCCGTCGGCGGCGGAACTCGAGCCGTGGATCGAGCGCGCCCGCGAGGCGGGCGTTCGATCGGACGTTCTCGAGCGCACGGCCGACGGTCACACGGGCGTTATCGCGACCCTCGAGCAGGGAGAGGGCCCCTGTCTCGGGTTGCGCGTCGATCTCGACGCGATTTCGATGCGGGAGTCCGACGAGAGCGACCACCGGCCGGCCGCCGAGGGATTTCGGTCCGAACACGACGGCTACATGCACGCGTGTGGCCACGACGCCCACCTCGCGATAGCGCTGGGGACGCTCGAGGCGGTCAAAGAGAGCGATTTCGACGGAACGCTGACGGTGTTCTTCCAACCCGCCGAGGAGATCTCCGGCGGCGGGAAGGCGATGGCCGAGAGCGGCTACCTCGAGGGCGTCGACTACCTCCTCGCCCTTCACATCGGCCTCGACCATCCGACGGGCGAGATCGTCGCCGGCATCGAGAAGCCGCTGGCGATGGCACATCTGACCGCGACGTTCGAGGGGGCGAGCGCCCACGCCGGCAAAGCGCCGAACGAAGGGGCCAACGCTATGCAGGCAGCGGCGACTGCGATCCAGAACGCCTACGGAATCCCGCGGCACAGCGACGGGCTGACGCGAGTGAACGTCGGCCGAATCGAGGGCGGCACCGCGAGCAACGTCATCGCCGAGGAGGTCACCATCGAGGCCGAGGTCCGCGGCGAGACCACCGCGCTGATGGAGTACACGCGCACGGAGCTCGAACGCGTCTGCTACGCCGCCGCCGAGATGCACGACTGCGACGTCACGCCGCGGATGATCAGCGAGTCGCCCCGCGTCGACAGCCATCCAGCGCTGCGGGATCTCGTGGGGAACGTCGCGTGGGAGATCGAGGGCGTCGATCGGGTAATTCCGAGCGAGGAGTTCGGCGTGAGCGAGGACGTGACCTACCTGATGCAACGCGTCCAGGACGAGGGTGGGCTCGCGTCGTACGTCCTCGTCGGCACTGACCACCCGACGAGCCACCACACGCCGACCTTCGACATCGACGAGGAGAGCCTCGAGATCGGGGTGACGCTGCTCACCGAGACGGCTACCGAACTCTCCCGTCGGCGGCCGTAG
- a CDS encoding DUF4870 domain-containing protein, giving the protein MSTDSTPNDSPSPESTSNEPGPSILTERTLLGIFVHFIAILPFFGFVTAGIIYAVSEHEFTRANARNALNWQLLVSGSFFAVFVLVFGLGTLFEYVALPGVIETVVFVPVFALALVSILLGFLNFFVWIVAMAKAIFGDAWRYPFAPEFV; this is encoded by the coding sequence ATGTCGACTGACTCGACCCCGAACGACTCGCCGTCCCCCGAATCGACTTCGAACGAACCCGGCCCGTCGATCCTCACGGAGCGGACGCTCCTGGGGATCTTCGTCCACTTCATCGCGATCCTCCCGTTTTTCGGGTTCGTCACCGCCGGGATCATCTACGCGGTATCGGAGCACGAATTCACGCGGGCCAACGCGCGGAACGCGCTCAACTGGCAGCTGCTGGTCAGCGGATCGTTCTTCGCGGTGTTCGTCCTCGTGTTCGGACTGGGAACGCTGTTCGAGTACGTCGCGCTTCCGGGGGTGATCGAAACGGTCGTCTTCGTCCCCGTCTTCGCGTTGGCGCTGGTCTCGATCCTCCTCGGATTCCTCAATTTCTTCGTCTGGATCGTCGCGATGGCGAAAGCCATCTTCGGCGACGCGTGGCGCTACCCGTTCGCGCCCGAATTCGTGTGA
- a CDS encoding aminotransferase class III-fold pyridoxal phosphate-dependent enzyme: protein MDRDTAEPDADALPGPNAQQWVDFHQEYSAPSEYSHDFVWDVTREADGPFVTDVDGNVLLDFTCHIGAAPLGYNNEKVLEKVREFDLVEPMKIAGQDMYFGSGPSPEEADFPGSSHLMQKLTEVSSQYGMDTVFLSNSGAEAMENAMKITNDYRAPSKYGVAFSGSFHGRTLGTLSLTKSKEVYTRHYPEISGIETVPFCDDRGCDAESCDCGFFAGGGSQLRDMLAPEGGYVDPDEIAFLTLEPIQGVGGYRFPSEAFMQEVADVTDTYDIPLVVDEIQSGIGRTGEIWASDHYPIEPDVIASAKALRVGATISRSEVFPSEKNRLGSTFGGGDMLGSMMGAFTLEAIQEHDLLDNATRRGEQAKELMRDDAPDSVVDIRGKGLMLAVEFDTPERRSAVVEAALERGLLTLGCGKKTIRLLPPLDSSEREIELGIGIFLEAIEAVSPNAKAA from the coding sequence ATGGATAGGGACACGGCGGAACCCGACGCGGACGCGCTTCCGGGGCCGAACGCCCAGCAGTGGGTCGACTTCCACCAGGAGTACTCCGCCCCCAGCGAGTACTCCCACGACTTCGTCTGGGACGTGACCCGCGAGGCCGACGGCCCCTTCGTTACCGACGTCGACGGCAACGTTCTCCTCGACTTCACCTGCCACATCGGCGCGGCACCGCTCGGCTACAACAACGAGAAGGTCCTCGAGAAGGTCCGCGAGTTCGACCTCGTCGAACCGATGAAGATCGCCGGACAGGACATGTACTTCGGCTCCGGCCCCAGCCCCGAGGAGGCCGACTTCCCGGGCTCGAGCCACCTCATGCAGAAGCTCACGGAGGTCTCGAGTCAGTACGGAATGGATACCGTCTTCCTCTCGAACTCCGGCGCGGAGGCCATGGAGAACGCGATGAAGATCACGAACGATTACCGCGCGCCGTCGAAGTACGGCGTCGCGTTTTCGGGGAGCTTCCACGGCCGCACGCTCGGCACCCTCTCGCTGACGAAGTCCAAAGAGGTCTACACGCGCCACTACCCCGAAATCAGCGGGATCGAGACGGTGCCGTTCTGCGACGATCGGGGCTGTGACGCCGAGAGCTGCGACTGTGGCTTCTTCGCCGGCGGGGGCTCACAGCTTCGCGATATGCTCGCACCCGAAGGCGGCTACGTCGATCCCGACGAGATCGCCTTCCTGACCCTCGAGCCGATTCAGGGCGTCGGCGGCTACCGCTTCCCCAGCGAGGCCTTCATGCAGGAGGTCGCCGACGTCACCGACACCTACGACATTCCGCTGGTCGTCGACGAGATTCAGTCCGGCATCGGCCGCACCGGCGAGATCTGGGCCTCGGATCACTATCCGATCGAGCCGGACGTTATCGCCAGCGCAAAGGCCTTGCGCGTCGGCGCAACCATCTCGCGCTCGGAGGTCTTCCCCAGCGAGAAGAACCGCCTGGGTTCGACCTTCGGCGGCGGTGACATGCTCGGTTCGATGATGGGAGCCTTTACGCTCGAGGCCATTCAGGAACACGACCTGCTCGATAACGCCACCCGCCGCGGCGAGCAGGCCAAGGAACTCATGCGCGACGACGCGCCCGACTCCGTCGTGGACATCCGCGGCAAGGGCCTGATGCTCGCCGTCGAGTTCGATACTCCCGAACGGCGCTCCGCCGTCGTCGAAGCCGCCCTCGAGCGCGGCCTGCTAACCCTCGGTTGCGGGAAGAAGACCATCCGGCTGCTCCCGCCGCTGGACTCGAGCGAGCGCGAGATCGAACTGGGTATCGGTATCTTCCTCGAGGCGATCGAGGCCGTCAGCCCGAACGCGAAAGCGGCGTAA
- a CDS encoding aspartate aminotransferase family protein, with protein MTAGPPIDELHFEDAPDVDSVPGPNTRALLEKQREIDSSAVAYPDDIPIAFEEGKGATVRDADGNTYIDLFAGIGVLNVGHSNPYVLEAVHEQADKFVHTVDFPTEARLELIEKLDEIAPEGLQGQNKVVFGGPTGSDAIEASIKLAKYNTGGDGLIAFRGGYHGATTGAMSVTSNKKFKADYTPLLADVVHAPYPHPFRQGKTPEEAVDHALEEVRAIVEDPYGGLANPAGMIVEPIQGEGGIVTPPEGFLQGLRDIADDNDVVLVFDEIQSGLGRTGQWWASDWEGVTPDVMTSAKALGGVGFPLSATIYHEDLDTWGPGDHAGTYRGHVVGMRAGTRAIEYVQEHDLLAHARDLGEYIRGRLREAANGNEHLADIRGKGLFIGAEFVDSDGNPDGDLVDAIQQYCFERGVLIWTAGRHGNVLRFLPPLVLTHDLAETALDVVVEAIDDVTAEATQTA; from the coding sequence ATGACGGCAGGTCCGCCGATAGACGAACTCCACTTCGAGGACGCACCGGACGTCGACTCCGTCCCCGGCCCCAACACGAGGGCGCTGCTCGAGAAACAGCGCGAGATCGACAGTAGCGCGGTCGCCTATCCGGACGACATTCCGATCGCCTTCGAGGAGGGGAAGGGCGCGACGGTCCGCGACGCCGACGGCAACACCTACATCGACCTCTTCGCGGGCATCGGCGTGCTCAACGTCGGCCACTCGAACCCCTACGTGCTCGAGGCGGTCCACGAGCAGGCCGACAAGTTCGTTCACACGGTCGACTTCCCGACGGAGGCGCGCCTCGAGCTCATCGAGAAGTTAGACGAGATCGCTCCCGAGGGACTGCAGGGCCAGAACAAGGTCGTTTTCGGCGGGCCGACCGGCAGCGACGCCATCGAGGCGTCGATCAAACTCGCCAAGTACAACACCGGCGGCGACGGCCTCATCGCGTTCCGCGGTGGCTACCACGGCGCGACGACGGGTGCGATGAGCGTCACCTCGAACAAGAAGTTCAAGGCCGACTACACGCCGCTGCTCGCCGACGTCGTTCACGCCCCCTATCCGCACCCGTTCCGACAGGGGAAAACGCCCGAGGAAGCGGTCGATCACGCGCTCGAGGAGGTCCGGGCTATCGTCGAGGACCCCTACGGCGGGCTGGCCAATCCGGCCGGCATGATCGTCGAACCGATCCAGGGCGAGGGCGGCATCGTCACGCCGCCGGAGGGCTTCCTGCAGGGGCTGCGCGACATCGCCGACGACAACGACGTCGTCCTCGTCTTCGACGAAATTCAGAGCGGTCTGGGCCGCACCGGGCAGTGGTGGGCCAGCGACTGGGAAGGCGTGACTCCCGACGTGATGACCTCCGCGAAGGCCCTCGGCGGCGTGGGCTTCCCGCTCTCGGCGACCATCTACCACGAAGATCTGGACACGTGGGGTCCGGGCGACCACGCCGGTACCTACCGCGGCCACGTCGTCGGGATGCGGGCCGGGACCCGCGCTATCGAGTACGTTCAGGAGCACGACCTCCTCGCGCACGCCCGAGACCTCGGCGAGTACATTCGAGGCCGGCTCCGCGAGGCTGCCAACGGCAACGAACACCTCGCCGACATCCGCGGCAAGGGGCTGTTCATCGGCGCGGAGTTCGTCGATAGCGACGGCAACCCGGACGGCGACCTCGTCGACGCCATTCAGCAGTACTGCTTCGAGCGCGGGGTCCTGATCTGGACGGCCGGTCGCCACGGTAACGTCCTCCGATTCCTGCCGCCGCTGGTGCTCACGCACGACCTGGCCGAGACGGCGCTCGACGTCGTCGTCGAGGCGATCGACGACGTGACCGCCGAAGCGACGCAGACCGCCTGA
- a CDS encoding BCCT family transporter — protein sequence MSDADKGMVDEFLEEIDLVVFAFGALLTVGVIAAFFINQTLVTETIGTVYGWVVEYLNWALLVIVFLIVLFLLFLIVGPWGKIKMGDEDPEYSFLSFFSMLYSAGFAAGVVFWGPTEALFYYDNPSPLFGVEGGTAEAIPIAIQQTLFHWALPQLAVFTIMGLAIAYFAYNYEGVPLRVSSALTPIIGKENLDGPAAKVVDILAVFATIGGVATSLGFIGSQFIAGLSYQWNIDLGNVGILVVVTTMTLLFTISMVLGVDRGIRRLSNFNMILFVTLMLATFILGPTLFLLLLGSQAMGGMIADFTSMSLYTGAGGDGGTGWMNSWTVFYWAWALSWSPFAGLFIARISKGRTVREVAFTGIGATSAATIPWFTFVGGTALRYHHTGTADFSSVIANGTPEISGFILFDAFPLGTVFMIAFMILVTTFFITSADSSTLAVSMMTTGGKASPSTINRIFWGVVLGMTAAILMIIGGEGGTSALQNAVIITGAPFAFVCFLAMLSLIKDFSSSYGRVLLQDETVLIGSSRKTEPEPESPGPGGPVESDDD from the coding sequence ATGAGCGACGCCGATAAGGGGATGGTCGACGAGTTCCTCGAGGAGATCGACCTGGTCGTCTTCGCGTTCGGGGCACTGTTGACCGTCGGCGTGATCGCGGCGTTCTTCATCAACCAGACGCTCGTCACCGAGACGATCGGGACCGTGTACGGCTGGGTCGTCGAGTACCTGAACTGGGCGCTGTTGGTGATCGTGTTCCTGATCGTCCTCTTCCTGTTGTTCCTGATCGTCGGTCCGTGGGGCAAGATCAAGATGGGGGACGAGGATCCGGAGTACAGCTTCCTATCGTTCTTCTCGATGTTGTACTCCGCCGGGTTCGCAGCGGGAGTCGTGTTCTGGGGCCCGACCGAAGCGCTGTTCTACTACGATAACCCGTCGCCGCTGTTCGGCGTCGAAGGTGGGACGGCCGAAGCGATTCCGATCGCGATCCAGCAGACGTTATTCCACTGGGCGCTCCCCCAGCTGGCCGTGTTCACGATCATGGGACTCGCGATCGCCTACTTCGCGTACAATTACGAAGGCGTCCCGCTTCGGGTTTCCTCGGCGCTGACGCCGATCATCGGGAAGGAGAACCTCGACGGCCCGGCCGCGAAAGTCGTCGACATCCTCGCCGTCTTCGCGACGATCGGCGGCGTGGCGACGTCGCTCGGCTTCATCGGGAGTCAGTTCATCGCCGGCCTCAGCTACCAGTGGAATATCGATCTGGGGAACGTCGGCATCCTCGTCGTCGTGACGACGATGACGCTCCTGTTTACCATCTCGATGGTGCTCGGGGTCGATCGGGGAATCCGCCGGCTGTCGAACTTCAATATGATCCTGTTCGTCACGCTCATGCTCGCGACGTTCATCCTGGGGCCGACGCTGTTCTTGCTCCTGCTCGGCTCCCAGGCGATGGGCGGCATGATCGCCGACTTCACGTCCATGAGTCTCTACACCGGTGCCGGGGGCGACGGCGGGACGGGCTGGATGAACTCCTGGACGGTCTTCTACTGGGCGTGGGCGCTCTCGTGGTCTCCGTTCGCGGGACTGTTCATCGCCCGGATTTCCAAGGGTCGGACCGTCCGCGAAGTCGCCTTCACTGGGATCGGCGCGACCTCGGCCGCGACTATCCCGTGGTTCACGTTCGTCGGTGGCACCGCGCTGCGATACCACCACACCGGAACGGCCGACTTCAGCAGCGTGATCGCCAACGGCACGCCGGAGATTTCGGGCTTCATCCTCTTCGACGCCTTCCCACTCGGAACGGTGTTCATGATCGCGTTCATGATCCTCGTGACGACGTTCTTCATCACGTCGGCGGACTCGTCGACGCTCGCCGTCTCGATGATGACGACCGGCGGGAAGGCGAGCCCCTCGACGATCAACCGGATCTTCTGGGGCGTCGTCCTCGGCATGACCGCCGCGATCCTCATGATCATCGGCGGTGAAGGCGGGACGAGCGCGCTCCAGAACGCGGTCATCATCACCGGCGCACCGTTCGCGTTCGTCTGTTTCCTCGCGATGCTCTCGCTGATCAAGGACTTCAGCTCGAGCTACGGCCGGGTGTTGCTGCAGGACGAAACCGTCCTCATCGGCTCGAGCCGGAAAACCGAACCCGAGCCCGAGTCACCCGGCCCCGGCGGCCCCGTCGAGTCGGACGACGACTGA